A single Ciona intestinalis chromosome 12, KH, whole genome shotgun sequence DNA region contains:
- the LOC108949996 gene encoding putative adhesion G protein-coupled receptor E4P: METFNFRCCLTGGPPRHHGVIMKHHNLVETNHYHIALNRFDVTEALEELEYEIVRELEKQTIYSTSWFDWGDVNVAAAIGNCSSNATEGEEILGLPNFSIDFIYNAADLIDCSDVVITSSQFPVEKLVMQTLQSNLRGEVQRHSAAVHYEIISGEIPYLSVAGYTIKNQSKLEAKELEFSMNSRYDKIVETDVVEFQKEIYRKTKEQIFVKDLNFVCRFVNSEEHSFSGYGCNKTGDIFSTTRCKCNHTTVFAVLLSIKTVAVPYGVKLCSYTTEAVSVLLLLATVSILLYFRVEIKSDRTFIQINMSFSLLLFHLVNISHDMVVNDATACEAATVATHYLVLTTGCWMLADGVFLLIKTSDNVISFSTINEKKKNAIAFILCMLVPAVIVGAAATVGFFQGEYMSPCFLYTSTKEYKEKVQYEGQKSNVSVRKYDICWLKPNSPIFLATVIAPVATILLANLIITVKVTISIIQLKNRSRKMQNSREGESQYDNLVSATKALIILLPVLGLPWALGFLTGIESHQSSLIFMYLNVIINGLQGVVVFVLFCGMNPALQGKVNRKRNHIGATPKSTSEPTVDRTKGTDLD, from the exons ATGGAGACATTTAACTTCCGATGTTGTTTAACAGGTGGCCCTCCACGTCATCACGGGGTAATAATGAAACATCATAACCTTGTTGAAACAAACCACTATCATATTGCGTTGAACCGATTCGATGTTACCGAAGCGCTTGAAGAATTAGAGTATGAGATTGTAAGAGAACTTGAAAAACAAACTATCTATTCTACTTCGTGGTTTGACTGGGGAGACGTGAACGTGGCTGCTGCTATTGGAAATTGTAGCTCGAATGCGACGGAAGGAGAAGAGATTCTTGGATTGCCGAATTTTTCAATTGATTTCATTTACAATGCTGCTGATCTGATCGACTGTTCGGACGTTGTAATAACTTCTTCCCAATTTCCTGTCGAAAAATTAGTTATGCAGACTCTCCAAAGTAATTTGCGGGGAGAAGTACAGAGGCACAGCGCTGCTGTCCATTATGAGATCATTTCTGGAGAGATACCGTACCTCAGTGTTGCTGGATATACCATTAAAAATCAGTCGAAATTGGAAGCAAAGGAACTAGAATTTTCTATGAACTCCCGCTATGATAAGATCGTAGAAACGGACGTGGTTGAATTTCAGAAAGAGATTTATCGCAAAACTAAAGAACAAATATTTGTCAAAGACTTAAACTTTGTATGTCGTTTCGTCAACAGCGAAGAACACAGTTTCTCCGGGTATGGCTGCAACAAAACCGGAGATATTTTTAGCACAACTCGCTGCAAATGTAACCATACCACAGTATTTGCTGTGctcctgtcaatcaaaacCGTAGCCGTACCATATGGCGTAAAG CTCTGCTCTTACACGACGGAGGCAGTGTCAGTTTTACTCCTCCTCGCTACGGTTTCGATCCTCTTGTACTTTCGGGTTGAAATCAAGAGCGACAGAACGTTTATACAGATCAATATGTCATTCTCGCTGCTCTTGTTTCATCTAGTGAACATTTCTCATGATATGGTTGTGAATGATGCTACAGCTTGTGAAGCAGCGACTGTAGCGACCCATTACTTAGTACTGACCACTG GTTGTTGGATGTTAGCTGACGGGGTGTTTCTTCTTATAAAAACGTCGGACAACGTTATTTCGTTCAGCACCATAAacgaaaagaagaaaaatgcCATCGCTTTTATCCTTTGTATGTTGGTACCTGCTGTAATAGTTGGAGCTGCGGCGACGGTCGGATTTTTCCAGGGCGAATACATGTCACCTTGCTTTCTGTACACCAGCACTAAggaatataaagaaaaagtgCAGTACGAGGGACAAAAAAGTAACGTCTCTGTTCGGAAGTATGACATCTGTTGGTTGAAGCCGAATTCGCCCATTTTTCTTGCGACAGTGATAGCGCCAGTGGCCACAATCTTGCTGGCTAACTTGATAATTACAGTGAAAGTGACTATTTCTATTATACAACTGAAAAATCGGTCACGAAAGATGCAGAATTCCCGCGAAGGAGAAAGCCAGTATGATAATTTGGTGAGCGCCACCAAGGCTTTGATCATACTACTCCCAGTACTGGGACTTCCGTGGGCCTTGGGATTTTTAACAG GTATCGAAAGCCACCAGTCGTCGTTGATTTTTATGTACCTCAACGTAATAATTAACGGACTTCAAGGTGTGGTTGTGTTTGTTCTCTTCTGTGGGATGAATCCAGCACTGCAAGGAAAAGTTAACCGCAAAAGGAACCATATCGGGGCCACTCCAAAATCCACATCCGAGCCGACAGTAGATAGGACGAAAGGGACAGATTTAGACTAA
- the LOC113474724 gene encoding integumentary mucin C.1-like codes for MFYKKSVEEMRFFCCQMPSVRYFLLVVCFLVRFAAAPPKSPKKSKCYYAHCGLSNITGVCRGSVINTIDCAPNIEVLKWTAATGTESCKKRACCKDTDTFPSTTFCVRLEPDCKYIKDLSNQGSSLACDNIIDAAASLPTTTTTTQPTTAPISPTTAPIPRATTQPTTAPIPPTTAPITPTTATITPTTAPITPITATITPTTATITPTTATITPTTAPITPTTATITPTTATITPTTAPIPATTTQLITTLITRTTTTPATTTPTAKTTTQPVSTSVTLKTTQIVTATIPLVTTPDPVLLQIVSTDSNSSPITSLISTQTGTLPILSITTPILPITPPIQQPTTQKTSLLSLPTPPNPPVINSTKGLKPVNILPHIKSPKPYFPGKFNYQCVKK; via the exons atgttttataaaaaaagtgtagAAGAAATGAGATTCTTTTGTTGCCAGATGCCTTCTGTCAGATATTTTCtgcttgttgtttgttttctcGTACGGTTTGCAGCAGCTCCACCTAAGTCACCAAAAAAGA GTAAATGTTATTATGCCCACTGTGGTCTATCTAACATTACAGGAGTATGCAGAGGAAGTGTCATTAATACCATTG ATTGTGCCCCAAATATTGAAGTACTAAAATGGACAGCAGCAACTGGAACAG AATCTTGTAAGAAAAGGGCTTGCTGTAAAGACACCGACACCTTTCCAAGCACTACATTTTGTGTTCGCCTAG aGCCAGACTGCAAATACATCAAGGATCTTAGCAACCAAGGAAGCTCGCTGGCGTGTGACAATATAATTGACGCGGCTGCAA GCCTGccgacaacaacaacaacaacacagcCAACAACTGCACCTATATCACCAACTACTGCACCTATACCACGAGCTACAACACAGCCAACAACTGCACCTATACCACCAACAACTGCACCTATAACACCAACAACTGCAACCATAACACCAACTACTGCACCTATAACACCAATAACTGCAACCATAACACCAACAACTGCAACCATAACACCAACAACTGCAACCATAACACCAACTACTGCACCTATAACACCAACAACTGCAACCATAACACCAACAACTGCAACCATAACACCAACAACTGCCCCAATACCAGCAACTACAACACAGCTGATAACAACACTTATCACAAGAACTACAACTACACCGGCGACAACAACACCGACCGCAAAAACCACTACACAACCGGTATCGACATCAGTCACactaaaaacaacacaaatagtAACAGCAACAATTCCCCTTGTAACAACCCCTGATCCAGTTTTACTTCAAATAGTTTCAACTGACAGCAATTCATCTCCCATAACGTCACTGATCTCAACACAAACTGGCACATTACCTATTCTATCTATCACTACACCAATATTACCCATTACACCACCCATACAACAACCCACAACCCAAAAAACATCTCTTTTATCATTACCAACACCGCCTAACCCACCAGTAATAAATTCAACGAAAGGATTAAAGCCAGTTAACATTCTCCCCCACATTAAATCTCCTAAGCCATATTTCCCTGGTAAGTTTAATTATCAATGTGTGAAGAAATAA
- the LOC100187412 gene encoding metastasis suppressor protein 1 produces the protein MDIEKECTLLGTLFQAIVTDLKGSSPAWEDFVNKGTKLHNLLKATTVAMSSFLESIQKIADFTTNTKGSTKDIGSALTRICVRQKMMENKLKLFTNALLDNLVVPIQERLEEWKKVANQLEKDHAKDYKKAMHDIKKRNGETIRLQKKVRKGSKPDLHQQLNSAMHEVNDRFTSLEETEKSALRNLLVEERTRICLFANCLSPVLDMEVSMLNEVSNLHELTSDVARLCRNPKQLPTSTDQLVQDFIAVNSQAHPSSPLPDCGLTNGISFTPHGLSPPASPSSNDSRKSSVCSLNSINSSDSRSSGSLTHNSSFNHHRYQGYHRRTPSGSTGGHGSPTSCKSAPSSVAVARLSSVSSHDSGFVSAGNGNIMAAPLSLTPSSGLTSPPVTTKPPIGLNMDKVQRSDSLQDGVSPIIRSRPNSGHITDGPLTPGGQNKQIFSWKDWSKPGPYDLVSQSHATHTLPMDSRRSHSVLPSKPSGPPPISPKPSILSHRLSLGNPPAPQPPPLLHANSEPRFFGSNPPTPLSDGLKSPPIPPKDPSLYPTVKESDPPLPPPPTTDTPRFEATMTPLCEEALPPPPPELLADCPENHATLPMDPPEPRYVPNPMPSNFYSTMTLGRKPSNQSLQYSSSSGYSSQNTTPACSEDTIASHETDYGGLEDSEEPNNPQIRNIPDYERWSTLPRLRDNNHSNQPNGRSAPSHNRRPASTSGYPASPMVSTQINTPGTATIRRKPSSKFNSVKRSSNTPKPVLPPTVPSNAVSNLMSTFQQPSRDSLYRQNSTYNNNNNNNEGSAVDSMYSEQYDHSCVAKDLTLKFQSSDARDGSLTPTQTPTDMNCTPNGFHHDVTYFPGMQPIPGVTPLTSRD, from the exons ATGGATATTGAAAAAGAGTGTACACTCTTGGGAACTTTGTTTCAAGCAATTGTCACTGATCTAAAG GGGAGTTCCCCAGCTTGGGAAGATTTCGTAAACAAAGGCACGAAATTACATAACCtgttaaa AGCAACTACAGTAGCCATGTCTTCTTTTCTGGAATCGATTCAAAAAATCGCAGATTTTACGACAAATACAAAAG GTTCGACAAAGGACATTGGAAGTGCCCTCACCAGAATCTGTGTGCGACAGAAAATGATGGAAAACAAATTGAAACTGTTTACTAA TGCTCTACTGGACAATCTTGTTGTTCCGATCCAAGAAAGACTGGAGGAATGGAAAAAGGTGGCAAACCAATTAGAAAAGGATCACGCTAAAG ATTATAAGAAAGCAATGCATGATATAAAGAAACGAAACGGTGAAACTATAAGACTACAGAAAAAAGTTCGAAAAG GTAGTAAACCAGATCTCCACCAGCAACTAAACTCAGCCATGCATGAGGTGAACGATCGCTTCACTTCATTGGAGGAGACGGAGAAGTCAGCGTTGCGGAACCTCCTGGTGGAGGAGAGAACAAGGATCTGTCTCTTCGCAAACTGCCTGTCTCCTGTTTTG GACATGGAAGTTTCAATGTTAAACGAAGTGAGCAATCTTCACGAACTTACATCTGATGTTGCACGTTTGTGTCGTAACCCCAAACAGCTCCCAACATCAACTGACCAACTTGTACAAGACTTTATCGCGGTGAACAGTCAAGCTCACCCATCCTCCCCACTAcca GATTGTGGATTAACAAACGGAATATCTTTCACTCCTCACGGACTCTCCCCTCCCGCCTCCCCAAGTTCTAACGATAGCAGGAAGTCCTCCGTGTGCAG CTTGAACAGTATCAATAGCTCGGATTCAAGATCCAGTGGTTCACTTACTCATAATTCATCATTCAACCACCATAGATACCAG GGTTACCACCGTCGTACACCAAGTGGAAGCACGGGCGGACACGGGAGCCCGACATCGTGCAAATCGGCTCCCTCTAGTGTTGCAGTGGCTCGTCTATCGTCTGTATCCTCTCATGACTCCGGCTTCGTTTCTGCCGGCAACGGGAACATCATGGCTGCTCCCCTCTCTCTCACACCATCTAGTGGGCTAACTTCACCTCCCGTTACGACTAAACCTCCGATTGGTTTAAACATGGACAAG GTCCAGAGGTCCGACTCACTTCAAGACGGGGTTTCCCCTATTATAAGATCACGACCAAACTCTGGACATATTACTGATGGACCACTGACACCCGGTGGTCAAAATAAGCAGATATTCTCGTGGAAGGATTGGTCAAAACCAG GTCCATACGATCTAGTTAGTCAATCACATGCCACTCACACACTACCGATGGATTCAAGACGTTCCCACAGTGTTTTACCAAGCAAACCAAGCGGTCCACCCCCCATCTCACCCAAGCCAAGTATCCTATCCCATCGCCTCTCTTTAGGAAATCCCCCAGCCCCCCAACCACCCCCACTTCTACATGCGAACTCAGAACCCAGGTTTTTCGGTTCTAACCCTCCTACCCCACTTTCTGATGGTTTAAAGTCACCCCCTATACCCCCAAAAGACCCATCCTTGTACCCCACTGTGAAAGAAAGTGACCCTCCATTACCCCCACCCCCAACAACTGACACACCCCGTTTTGAAGCCACCATGACCCCACTTTGTGAGGAGGCACTACCCCCACCTCCACCagaat TGCTCGCTGATTGCCCCGAAAATCACGCAACTTTACCCATGGACCCCCCAGAACCCCGATATGTCCCCAATCCAATGCCGAGCAATTTCTACAGCACCATGACCCTTGGTAGAAAACCAAGCAACCAGAGCTTACAGTATTCAAGTAGTAGTGGCTACAGTAGTCAGAACACGACTCCTGCATGCTCGGAAGATACAATCGCTTCACATG AAACTGACTATGGAGGATTAGAAGATAGTGAGGAACCAAACAATCCTCAAATACGAAATATTCCCGACTACGAACGTTGGTCCACGCTTCCAAGACTACGGGATAATAACCATAGCAACCAACCTAACGGTCGTTCTGCTCCATCGCACAACAGAAGACCTGCTTCCACATCTGGTTATCCAGCCTCACCTA TGGTGTCTACTCAAATCAACACACCAGGCACCGCTACTATAAGACGCAAGCCATCTAGCAAGTTTAACTCAGTTAAACGATCCTCCAACACCCCCAAACCCGTGCTACCACCCACAGTTCCCAGTAATGCTGTTTCCAATCTCATGTCCACCTTCCAACAGCCTTCTCGTGACAGTCTATACAGACAGAACTCaacatataataataataacaataataatgaaGGTTCTGCAGTTGATTCAATGTATAGTGAGCAGTATGACCATTCTTGTGTAGCTAAAGATTTAACTCTCAAATTCCAAAGTTCTGACGCTCGGGACGGTTCACTTACCCCCACCCAGACCCCGACTGATATGAACTGCACCCCGAATGGTTTTCATCATGATGTCACATATTTTCCGGGAATGCAGCCAATTCCTGGTGTAACACCTTTGACCTCTCGTGATTAA